The Nicotiana tabacum cultivar K326 chromosome 1, ASM71507v2, whole genome shotgun sequence genome segment ttctcttctcatcttcggggatgtgcaatATAGGCTCTAgggactctgctggggatcgaacccagaatctctggttcagggttcaagaattcgagcttagatgaattgttacatttggttttaactgttatctgattttattacatgtttgagcctaatgtactaaatattgctttttaccgctttgatattatctgaactgtattttagtacgtaaatatttaatttaggcccaatatagctatttcaactcatttttactcttttatttaatgtacctttcataaagtaaaaaaaatacaaaaaaatagtaccttatttttgtctttatataatcttgaaaaatacaaaaaaaatatgtaatagtttcaagttttaatatagtttagtttaattaattagaatttatttttgcatcatgtagtatagttatcttatattaagggaatttagctatggttttaaataataatttttggagtcttcttagcccaaaattgaaacacaaaaagacatggtccaacccaattatccttagcccattcttcccaacccattagcccatttaagtgcaagatttaatcctagccatctatttTCTTCTAATCCAATGACCATCATCCCTTCTCACTTctatataaaatacccaattatagaaaaGCTACCCTTAAGTTTTCAATTTCCTAGACCCTACAATCCTAAGAACGACAGCTTTTGGGCAAAAAGAACTACCATCTTTTTTAGAGAAAAGAAAAGGTCGATTCTCCAGATATTCTCGTCTCTCTCCTCCCTTCTTCGACTTTCTTCGACCAAATTCATTCATTAACAAATAACTGCGTCCGGAATGAGGTCATTCCTTATTGTTTGTGCATTCAACTAAAGCTATTCTCTCGTACACAACAGTTTGTGATAAGAAGAGTTGGGAGTGGTGGCATGTGTTTGTTAACGTTTCACTTTTgaagagaagcttttggtggaaTTGTTGGTATTTGTCTTCTTTTGCTGATTATACTAGGATTTAAATTTGGTAGCTGTTATTAGACGATGATGTTGTCACTCTCCTCCAGCTAAATAAGATAAAGACAAAGTAAAATTCATGAAATTGAGAAGCAATAAACTACTCCATGTTAGGGAGTTGTGCGGTAAAGTCATTTCATccagaaaagaaaaaattaaattttcaaaTGGAATTACTGAAGGAATAAGCATTATATCCTCTATCGAGGTTTTCCGGTCCGAGGTCCAACACATATTTTGAAGTGGTTGTTCGAGTTTGCTATGGACATAGCCCGATTGATTTGCAATTTTCagctttgttcatcaataaaaggtccatttctcaattttcattctcaCTTTTATTGTATAATGATAGCTCGGTGTgcgtgttggttgatttgtgatCCTACATTGTTTGAGTAACAAGtcttagttttcatttaaattattttaattagtttttatttcgaCTGTGATGCACGTAGTGTTGGTTCTTGAATAAATGCTTTTAATTGAATAGATGGAAAAAAtggagttgtttctttcttggcaaggaataaACATGGGTCATAAGGTGGGTCTTGAACCATAAGGAATTTGAGAcaagtaatagatcatgttagctagccCTTTGCTccaataatatcttgttcataaatttggcaccccaacaatctcaaagattaggaaagtaatttagatgcgctagttgctttaggctcattataataaaattatcatagctacgggtacggttcccgtgacatagttgtgatacgtaatcctaaattcgggtgcgcatttatgtgacccaaatccaaatctcaacaatgttagataaaatatgttgcggaccgcgggtgcatttatgtgacgtggttcaagacatgttttaaataacgttgaaatcttcctaaaaattaattaaataaagcggTTATGttaaaaaatgcacataggtttaaaagtgtattaaaatcagataataggccaattataacagttgagcaaccgtgctagaaccacagaatccgggaatgcctaacaccttctctcgggttaacataattacttacctggatttctgtgttcgcagactgtaatacagagtcaatatttcctcgattcgggatttgaactggtgacttgggacaccataaaatatcccaagtggcgactctgaatctttaaataaaataatcctgttTTGATGgccactttaagttggaaaaaactcacTTATATACTTCTTATGGgtggtagtaaaaaggaggtgtgacacactgtatatgaacctaaagttgatggcaaaactaacactgagctgtggtcaaggcagtcttgagcttctgaaagctcgccttacactcatttgaccacctgaatagagcacccttttgagtcaatttggttaatggtgatgcaatagatgaaaatccctgaacgaaccgacggtaataacccgccaaaccaagaaagctgcgaatctctgtgagtgaggacggtctgggccaactttgaaccatctctatcttcttcggatcaacctgaataccctcactggacaccacgtgccccaagaaagccactgaactaagccaaaaactcacatttggagaactttgcataaagcttctcctccctcaatctctgcaacacaactctcaaatgctctgtgtgctactcaatcggatgttgacttatgtgaaatagggctcggatgtgaattccgatggtttggatagcttcgggaggtgatttgggacttaggagcattattggactgtgttttggaggtccggagtggatttaggcttgaattggtgaaattggaattttggcgttttctggttgacaggtgagattttgatataagggtcggaatgcaattccggAAGtttcagtaggtccgttgtgtcatttgggatgtgtgtgaaattttttaggtcattcagacgtggtttggtagactttttgatcgaaagcggaatttagaagattttggaattcttaggcttggattcgatgcaaatttggtgttttgatgttgttttgagcattctgaaggttataacaagtttgaatgatattatgggatatgttggaatgtttggttgaggttccaacgacctcgggtgagtttcgggtggttaaacggatcaaattgcatgttaaaaagttgcaggttttagCTTCAGTTCTGTCGTAGGTTTTTCTTCTTagcgatcgcgtgaggaggctcgcgatcgcgtagagctgtCTCAGAGGGGCATACAGGTTATTCTTCGCGTTCGAGTAGATAGGGTTGCGATCACGTGACTGTAGGTTTCTgtgtatcgcgttcgcgtgggctcatttgcgatcgcgtaggtgtaAGACtctgagcatcgcgttcgcgtgggtatatacgcgatcgcgtagagtgaAATTTTGGTCCAGTGGAGTTTGTGCTTCACAATCGCGATgggttttccgcgatcgcgattaagtaaATTAAAGAGCctggcagaatgtttaaaaaggcCATTTTCGTAATTTTTGGCCTAAGTCCACCATTTGtgactcggttttggagctttttaagAGAGATTAAAGAGGGAATTAAAGAGAACTTATTGGAGGTAAGAGTTTTGGACTttatactcaatcctaatgtgttttctacctaattaatcatgaaatttaagcataatattgaagaactagggcttgtaattggagacctagaatttgggatttaagggatcatttgtggttggattttggtgattttgatatgaatgaactcatggagtgataaggagtctattaatgtaatttttattggattccaagacgtggacccggggtcgggtttggctaattttggaatttgtgttgtaatttgatttctttcgagtgggctatgttcccttagcatattttgatgattttggctagattcgacgcgagtggaggcctattcgagaggcaaaggcattgcgggctagagtttggaccgcattgaggtgagtaataattgtaaatgttgtcctgagggtataaaaccccagattacacatcgttgtgctatattgaggtgaggcacacgctagatgacgagcgtggggtcgtacacCATTTGGGATCacgacttagtccatcccgaatgactgttttactgcgtaattgattgaaaactgttttctatcatcatgttttgggctgaatgccatatttgggcctcgtgccaattgttttggacccttagggaattttactgttattttctcactgttttgattttatatctataGTCAGTCATGCTACattctattgttttcataactcagccatgtttactctgttttaacacttaaatgttatttttgggttgagcatcatgttttactgtgcccgaatggcttttagagatttctgactgagtaaggccgaggacctgagttgtacgccacgaggtggcttgatatgaggccgagagcctattgattatgccacgagatggcttgatattgtgcttcggccgtaaagggcccctcccggagtctgtacacccccagtgagtgtggtacccattgtgatatgagatttagcccgaggggctggtgctgttccatgttattgcccgaggagctgattctattgacattgtgcttgaggggcggattttatgtatttatcttttctagctgcttttcatttacttgcttaagtgttaaaaaggtgttttaaagaagcttattctgaactAAGGTATTTTTTATAGGATATCACTGTTTCATTGACTTTTATTGGTTTACActacttctttatagcatgttgttgtatttttacgtaatttcttatcgctcagtcttcatttattattattactcactgagttggagtactcactttacttcctgcaccctgtgcgtagattcaggagcttcaggtcccgccagtgagggttgattgctctcagcaggccatttggagtccactaggtagttgTTCGGCATTCGCAGCctagtgtttctccctcctatcttactttctgttcctagttctgtaatagactgtataaacCCCTTTCAGACTTGTAGACTtatggtagatgctcatgactggtgacaccctgatgtcaggCTGTGTTGgtttttccgcaaattgtactgtTTCACTATTTATTTGAGATTTAatcatgttaaagacttaaattgtgttattttaattgcttaaaatgaattgggtgttgtgtcggctggccttgtcttcacgagaggcaccatcacgaccgggtttgagtttagggtcgtgacaggggATCTCAAACAATAAAGATATGCAACAAATAAAAAAAGGCATTAGGACAGAAAGTTACTAAATACTGTGCCAATCAAAGGTCGACCACAATACGCAAGTGAGTGGAACCAATCCTTCGTGGTCACATGACACGAGCCAAAAGTGAAAGCTTCTGCAAGCTTATTTACTTCATCGGTATAAATATTTTTGGCACTTCAactcacaaaaaataaaaagtaatcaGAACTACCTTCATTGACAAGTATAAAATTAGAACATGAAAGCTTAAAGAAAGTTAAGATACTTTCGTCTCGTATCCATCCATTATCAACAAAACTCTTTGGCCAATAGCAATAAGGgatcaaaatcatcaatctcGATCGTGAAAGGATGCTTGATATAAAAATAAGTTTGTGTGTCAATCCTGATGCCCCCGAATCAAAAACTGGCAAATACTGAGATTTGGCATATTTTTCTGGTATTTCTGTCGAGCCGACTGTTCAGGATAAATGTAATCCTCTTCTACGTCTATGATGGGTGGTTTGTGAAGAACAATTTGGGACATCTGTAGCGCAGCTAAATCTTCATCGCTAACGTCATCCCAAAATGTATCACCCTTGACATCACCTGCTGCCCCTTAGACAGAGAAAACCAATAataaaaaattttcaaaatgaagaaaagaaaaatcagacaAAAAAAGATAAAATGTAGAACGAATACCATGATCAACACCATCACTAACTCCCTCGTTTGCTTTGACACCTAAATCTGTTTGGTCAGCTAGCGTGTTATCTTGATTCACTTGCTCGACAAAATCAGGAACAACATCATATTGATAGCCATCATATTCACCGAAACCAGATGTATTGTCATCAGACACGCACTGACGaatctaataaaaaataaaagagaagacaTAATTGTTGAGTGATGATTCAGAGAAGGTATAACTATTGAGTGATTTGGTTTTATCAGTAAAACATTACCTTAGAATTAGGAACCTCCTCCCTCGTTTGCTTGGTTTCCTTCATATTCAGAAAACTGAATACTTTTTCAAAGGAAGAAACTATATAACTATTGAGTGTCATAACTATATCAGTCAACTACagcaaaaaacaacaaaaacaacaaaagtaAGTCAACAACCATGTTTATAACCAAAAAATCATGTATATACAAAAAGTACCAATAAACTACAGAAAAGCTAAAGCTACAGTACCTTTCCAACAACACTCCTCAACTTCTCAACTTCAGCATTCAATAGATCAATGTGCGCCGAATGATCATAACTCGGGTTAGGTTGTTGCTCCGTATTCTGAGGATAAGGTCGTTTAGATTGTTGCTCCAGATTCTGAGGACAAGGTGGAGATGCAGAGACAGAATTATCAGTGTGAAAGGCAGGCACCTCCCCTGATGCAACATCATCGGCATTAACTTCAAAACGCGTGGCGATGTTCAGAGTTGACATCTCTTTACGAGTAGGGGAAATATTCCTATAGTTCAACTACAATAAGAAAAACTGGATTACAATAGCAGAAAAGGGAAATTGTGACATATTCATAATTATACATACTTACAGAAAAACTGAAATCATATATGAAGAAGTATTATGGTACAAAATGTTTACCTTTTCGATACTAGACATGATCACCCCGCCTGTCAACTCCGCATATGTTGGAGTTACAGTGATTTTCCAATTAAGAATGCATGGCACATTTGTGCCAATGCGAACAGCTAGATACTTGTCAACCATAGAGCAACACTCAAAAAAACCATATTTGTAACGCAAGTGGCAAACCTCTGAGCCTATACATTGTCAAATAGTCACGCTATTTGTCCCTCATTGTCTTTaaaatatcttcaaatgattttttcCCCAAGCATACATCTGATATTGACCACTTTCAATGATATCAAAATCATCTTTGTTGATACCATGATTATTGGCATCTGAGAATATGAAATGATGGACAAACACCATCAAAGCCATCTTGAACGCATCTTCGTCCGACTTCCAGTCCTTTTTCTTGAAGCGATCAAGAAGCTGCCCCTTCGTTATAGCCTTTTTTCCATCTCCTGGAAAATACTCTTTTAGCAATCTATTGACATCTGGTTTGTCATAGACAGTGGCGTCTTCTTCTACACACTTCAAAccaatgataacaacaaactcTCTAATGCCAAAAACGCAGCAAATAACCATTAATTTTAACCCACAACTCCATTTCCCGCCCCGGGATGACTTCGCTTAATAGTATACAATTAATAagttgattttgaattttaaattgagACAGGTCCAAGAAGTATCCAAAACAGCTACCACGAAACATTTGAAGTTGTGTGTCAGTCAAACATTGCTTCAAAATACTGACAAATTCAGTCTCGGTATGAGAACTAATCCTGTTGAGAAATGATCAACAAATTCAGTCAAACATTGCTtcaaatcacgtgcttacagaagTCTCCAACCTTGCATATGGAAAAATAACAAGAAAGAAATCAGGAACAAAAACTATACTAAAATATTGTATAAACATGTATAAATCAGTGTAGTAGTACTTGTATAAAGATGTCTAAACAGATGTATAACTTTGTATGAAATTGTATAAGGATATATAAAATTAATAGCAACGTAGGGAATACCTTCAGCTTAGCTTTTCTCTCCTTCAATTTGCGGCGAGTAGCAATCCTTTGTTCTTTGGATATGCAATCAAGACCACTCTCACCATTGTCCTCGATCTTGCTCATTTTATGCTTAACATCCTCGATCTTGCTCTTTTTATGCTTAACGTCCTCGATCTTGCTCTTTTTATGCTTAACGTCCtcgatctttttctttttcggttTAACACTGGGGCCTACATCATCTTTATCAACcaaatcaaatttcaatttttctttggatttttCTTGTCTCTCACATTTCTTACTCCTTATTCTAACAATGTTAACCGGAGTAGGAGTATTCTTCATTTGCGAACGAGTCATTCGACTGCTCTCTTGTTGCAACTTTTTTGTAGGAGCAGGAGACTCAAAATCATCATTATCGGGAGCCTGGACATGCATATTCGCTTCAGAAGCAGGGGTTGAGGGCAAGTCCCTCGATGATTTAACTGGAGTGGGAGAATTCCTCATTTGCGAACGAGTCATTCTACTACTCTCTTGTTGTGACTTTTTTGTAGGAGCAGGAGactcaaaatcatcatcatcGGGGGCCTGGACATGCTCATTCACTTCAGAATCAGGGCTTGAGGGCAAGTCCCTCAATATTTTCGTAAAATCGAGCTTAACACCTTTTCCAGCAACCTTCATACGACTTTTAGAAGCATACATTTTCGAACGCATTTTCTACTATAAAACAACAAGCTTTAACAAAAGTGAAGACAATTGAAGGAAAACacaaaaatcaaaccaaaaacAAAGGCCACGAATACAAAGCAGAGGCCAATTTTTCCAAATTgtaacaaaactcaaaaaataaattCTACCCTAAAAGTCGAAATAATAAAGCATGCAAACTGAAACACCAAGTTTAGGCCCAGAACGAGGATAGAAGGAACACAAAATCAAACGGAAAACACaacattgtaaaaaaaaaaagcaaaaacagaaaagcaaaaaattaaaaataaaacaaaatttaaaaccaaaaatgtGGTAAAAGCATAAAATGAAACGAAAATTACCTGAAAATAAGAGTGAAAGCTCGAAAAGTTACTTGAGACCCAACAATGGAGGACGGTTGCCTTCGTACTTCTCTGAAAAAAgcgtgagaagaagagagaaaatttaaaagaaaactgTTAATAATATTTGTGGGTTACCGGGtataaataaaatttcaaaacatatACAACATGGGCTAAACCAGGCTAGGGCTTCAAATATGGGCTATTTTCGGATAGGCTATATAGCCCAAGTGATATATTGTAATTTCTTCTTTAGATAACTGACTAATgcgacaaaataaaaagaaactatACCAAAACAGGATTTGAATAAGCTACCCAATCGTTTTGTTGAAGAATTGGGTAGGGGCCGCGCGGACGCAAGCCTCGACCACTTGGGTCGACCTTAGGCTAGCACCCCTCCAAAGTGCAATGGAGGTCACTAGCCTAGGCCATGGGCCTTATTGATCGTCCATTGACCCCGTCCAGGTAAGTATGTTTCCACAGAGCTCCTCCCAATGCTTTTATATCTTCCAGCTCCTTTCATTCATTTGTCCCATCCGATGAGGGACATCACACATTCAAATTAGTGACCTTTCTCAGCTCACACCGAAGAAACATGAGACATCAATCATTGAGCAGAGCAAACTCAGCAACTATACTGCTACTCCGAAAGAATGCAAATGTGATAAAACAAAGTAGTACTTATACATCTACTGTTATCCCAAATTATTTTTGCTTTTGATCCCAATGTAAAAATTAAGTTGTCTATCCTTTTTAACCTTTTGattattttgataagtctttGTCAAAGTAATTACTTTTGTTGTATCCATGTTACTATTGAGTGTTAAATTACGTTTAATTCATCGTCCAATAGTCAATCAAAACATACATTTGATGCACAATTTTTTTCAATCGATATCATAACTCTTGGAGACACAATTTTGTTCTAAGTGGAATGTTATCCTTCGTgtaaaaaagaattaaattgtTTCTCTGCTCACATATTTGGTCTAAAAACATGAAATCCTCACAAAGACAAGAAGAATGGGAAGACATTGGAAGGCTTCACTTTTTCTAACATTTCTAGTACCGGCCAATTCATTCGGGTGAGACATCTTACGATGTCATGATGCGCACGTTCCTACGGCCATTCCTTTTATACTTCTGGCTTGCGagagttttttttttggatacTTGGCCAGAGTCTGACATGTTAGCCCTAAGTAAGTATTGTGATGAAGTGGTTGTTTCTCCCTCGACACGATCGTAAGAGGTCACAATTCACCCAAGACAATCATCCAGGGTGAACAAGAAATGGGGATCGGATGTGCGAAATTCCCGCAAATGACTGAGATGTTCAGTCGACTCCCTCCCCTTTGTGGGGTTCTGACCCTTACGAGTGAGCAGAAAAGGGAGGAGGAAAGAGGCCCTGGTGAATCGTTATAATTAGTGAATAACCATTATAATTAGTGAATAAGTGTAAGCGTCGTTGCTCGACAGTTTAGAATGAACGTTCAACGTTCAGTGAGAACATAATAATTCCCTTACTAAGTTTGTAAGTATATTCTTTTACCTATAAGTATATCCACTCACAAAAATACGAAGGGTAAAACCAACTAGCAAATCCAAATTAAACGAAAGTGCACCATTTTTAACTGAAACAAAAGTTTAACAATAAAACGTTACCACGGCATCTCAAATTTATTTAGTCTAAGAAGAAAATGGGTTGTGAATATTATACTTGAATTGTTGGGGGAACTCAATGAAGAGAACCCATCCAAAAATAGGCGTATGCCACAATTTGCGGCGTGCACACGGTATTCTTTAGTAAAAGGCGAAAGAATAGTTCGCTTTGTGCTCACCGCGTAGCTGCATGAGGATTCTAGGTGACGCGCATTGAATTTTATAATAACGTAAACACCTTGCAGTTGCTTTCTCTTTCGATGTGGTACGGACATAGGCCTCTGTTTCATACAACTCCTTAATTGAAGTAATTACTTTGATTTGTCTTTGACTGGTAGAAAATTGAAATTTCCTACTTAATAtgtaaggaaagaagaaaaaaggccAGGTCTTTCAGTTTTTGCTTCGTTTTCCccattctttcctttcttttctttagttttacaGCACAACAGAACATGTAACTGGAATAAGAGAAAAGGGAGAGTTGGAAGTTGATTGAGATTAATCTGGTTCTTTGAAAGTTGTTAACAAGTTGAAGTTTTAActgaaaaaaagaagataaaccTTTGAGATTGTAATTACAACAAATATTTGCATATGAGAGGGCACAAGATCTTGAGACTTTTTTCATCAATAGATTTTTTGTATATGGAAAAGTATATGTATTAAGAAACATGACAACAAGGGCAGTGCTACAGCAGGGGGCTACTCCCATTCTAGTTTTAACCATTTAAAAGCATCTAAAGACTAAATTTCGATGTTGTCTCTAAATAACTGTATATAAATGTCCTTTACcataggggtgggcataaaatccgaaaaatcaaattccgaaccgaaccgaattagtttggtatttcggtttcggttttttcggtatttcggtttatTTCGGCATAGAAATTACGGTATTTCTGTAGTTCGGTACGGTATACAACATCGGATTTTTgatatttcggtatttcggtataccaaaATATTTTAGTCCAAccccaactttatttttattttttagcccAATAACCTTAAGCCCACACCTCAAGTCCAAAACCCCTAATTCCCTAATCCCTTAGGCTTAGAGGCAGACAAGAAAAGGCATATGGTATATACTGCTGTTGTGTGATTGAACTGTACAAAAAAGAAGCAGCAGGGAAGATTTTGGTAAATTGTTTAGGCTCGTAAAACGCAGCCAGTGATGTTATTGGAAATATTTATTGATCAACTTTTTGAAATAAGTTTGTAGTCTTGACATTTACATGTAATGATCTGTTGAGATGACCAACCAACATGAAACTGTTTATATGCCTTTTGAACTAACGCGCAAACTCCTCAATGTGCAGGGAAGTGAATATTTTCAATTTGTGTAAACAGCATGTGTTGCAGGTTACTTATCTTAGATTCTTAGTAGTGTAATGACAAAACGTCCCTACAAGTTTAGATGGAGACGGTGCGATACCGAAACTGTACCGAACCAAACAAGAAAATACCGTATCGAACTATTTTGGTATGCACAATTAACATACCGAATACCGAATATCGAATCGTAATCATAAATACTGTACCGAAGTACCAAACGCTCACCCCTACTTTACCACCCTCAGTCATAGATATGCTACCTCGAAGTTTTGTTCAATAATTGTGTAGATAAAGATCACCAACCTAGGTCATAGGTCTTATTGATCGCCCATTGACCCCATCCAGGTAAGCATGTTTCAACGTAGCTCTGCCCTATGGTTTATATCCCTGCAGCTTCTGATTTCGCTTTGTGTCAGTCGATATGGGACATCTTGCATGAGTGTTAAGTTATGTTTCATTCATTGTCAAACTGTCAGCCAACATGTACATTTGATGCGCAATTTTTCAGTATTGATATCACAACTCTTGGAGAAACAAGTTTGTTCTAAGTGGAGTCTCATCCTACATGAAAAAAGATAATTAAATTGTTTCACTGATTTGGTCAAAAAACGTGAAATCCTCACAAAAGACAATACGAAATAAACTAAAGAGTATACCACTTTTAACTGATTTAATAGTGGAAAATAAATTCCTATAAAAAAATCATTAAATATTATactaacaaaaaataaatatgaacCCATAATATAAATTCAACACTAAAAACCACCAATGGAACTTCGATTCTAAATTGCCTTTTCACAAAACCTCATATTTTACTAGCGTAAGTAGGAATCAAACTCTTAAATtgaggtggcaaaatggttaaaagaaaacagttatcccCTCAT includes the following:
- the LOC107821109 gene encoding uncharacterized protein LOC107821109, translated to MVDKYLAVRIGTNVPCILNWKITVTPTYAELTGGVIMSSIEKLNYRNISPTRKEMSTLNIATRFEVNADDVASGEVPAFHTDNSVSASPPCPQNLEQQSKRPYPQNTEQQPNPSYDHSAHIDLLNAEVEKLRSVVGKLTDIVMTLNSYIVSSFEKVFSFLNMKETKQTREEVPNSKIRQCVSDDNTSGFGEYDGYQYDVVPDFVEQVNQDNTLADQTDLGVKANEGVSDGVDHGAAGDVKGDTFWDDVSDEDLAALQMSQIVLHKPPIIDVEEDYIYPEQSARQKYQKNMPNLSICQFLIRGHQD